A stretch of the Dechloromonas sp. TW-R-39-2 genome encodes the following:
- a CDS encoding TatD family hydrolase yields MLIDTHCHLDAAEFEADRDAVHAAALAAGVGQIVVPGVAVDGFARLKSVVARYPGCHAAYGIHPLYAMAAQDSDLATVRHWLESERPVAVGEIGLDGYVPDLDPVRQTHFFVEQLKLAREFELPVILHVRRSIDPILKQLRRIRVSGGIAHAFNGSRQQADEFIKLGFKLGFGGAMTYSGSSRIRALAAELPLDAIVLETDAPDIPPAWLDRGRNTPAQLPAIADVLVELRNLPRDEIIAACRLNAQQVLRFA; encoded by the coding sequence ATGCTGATCGACACCCATTGCCATCTCGATGCGGCCGAATTCGAAGCCGATCGCGATGCAGTGCATGCCGCCGCGCTGGCTGCCGGCGTCGGGCAGATCGTTGTGCCGGGTGTCGCGGTCGACGGCTTTGCCAGGCTGAAATCCGTCGTTGCGCGCTATCCCGGCTGTCATGCGGCCTACGGAATTCACCCGCTGTACGCGATGGCGGCGCAGGACTCCGATCTGGCGACCGTGCGACACTGGCTTGAGTCCGAGCGGCCAGTCGCCGTGGGTGAAATCGGCCTGGATGGTTACGTGCCTGATCTCGACCCGGTCCGTCAGACGCATTTTTTTGTTGAGCAGCTCAAACTGGCTCGCGAGTTCGAGCTGCCGGTGATTCTCCATGTGCGCCGCTCGATCGACCCGATTCTCAAGCAGTTGCGCCGGATTCGTGTGTCGGGAGGCATCGCCCACGCCTTCAATGGCAGCCGTCAGCAGGCCGATGAATTCATCAAGCTGGGTTTCAAGCTCGGTTTTGGCGGCGCCATGACCTACAGCGGCTCAAGCCGTATCCGGGCGCTGGCCGCCGAGTTGCCGCTGGACGCCATTGTCCTTGAAACCGATGCCCCGGATATTCCGCCCGCCTGGCTTGACCGGGGGCGCAATACGCCGGCACAACTGCCGGCGATCGCCGATGTGCTGGTTGAATTACGCAACTTGCCGCGTGACGAAATCATCGCGGCCTGCCGTCTGAATGCGCAACAAGTATTGCGTTTCGCTTGA
- a CDS encoding VTT domain-containing protein produces the protein MELAQISQALRNDAMTVVFFNVLLQQLGLPVPAVPTLLLAGSLVLAPEGIVPILAAAIVASVLADWVWYGTGRVFGYRVLAGLCKLSINPSSCVSQTEARFVRWGLSSLVVAKFIPGFSTVAPPIAGALRMSQPGFLLAAGIGAGLWAGLALGAGWLLQDAVQTAIATLDRHAGRALTLTLLALGIWLGWKLWQKYRFRKFCAVPHISPDELLQALATEQPPLLLDLRGASMIADAGPIIGARIAEHDFLRDAVGDWPKEQAIVTLCACPEDAGAIQAARQLLNQGYLSVKPLKGGYDAWLQATRPAQESTSAG, from the coding sequence ATGGAATTGGCACAAATCAGCCAGGCACTGAGAAACGACGCAATGACCGTCGTTTTTTTCAACGTGCTGTTGCAGCAACTCGGCCTGCCGGTACCGGCTGTCCCAACCCTGCTGCTGGCTGGCAGCCTGGTTCTCGCGCCGGAAGGCATCGTTCCTATCCTGGCCGCCGCCATCGTCGCCTCGGTGCTGGCTGACTGGGTCTGGTACGGCACCGGCCGGGTCTTCGGCTACCGGGTTCTGGCCGGTCTGTGCAAGCTCTCGATCAATCCATCATCATGCGTCAGCCAAACGGAAGCACGCTTCGTCCGCTGGGGTCTGTCGTCGCTGGTCGTCGCCAAGTTCATTCCCGGCTTTTCGACCGTCGCTCCACCGATTGCCGGCGCACTGCGCATGAGCCAACCGGGTTTCCTGTTGGCCGCCGGCATTGGTGCCGGCCTGTGGGCGGGCTTGGCACTCGGCGCCGGCTGGCTGTTGCAGGACGCCGTACAAACCGCCATCGCCACCCTCGACCGGCACGCCGGAAGAGCCCTGACCCTGACACTGCTTGCTCTGGGTATCTGGCTGGGCTGGAAACTGTGGCAGAAATACCGCTTCCGTAAATTCTGCGCCGTCCCCCATATTTCGCCCGACGAATTGCTGCAGGCCCTGGCCACCGAGCAGCCGCCCCTGCTCCTCGACCTGCGGGGAGCGTCGATGATCGCCGATGCAGGTCCGATCATCGGCGCCCGGATCGCCGAACACGATTTCCTGCGCGATGCGGTCGGTGACTGGCCCAAGGAACAGGCGATCGTCACCTTGTGCGCCTGCCCGGAGGATGCCGGCGCTATCCAGGCCGCCCGCCAACTGCTCAACCAGGGCTACTTGTCGGTCAAACCACTCAAAGGTGGCTACGACGCCTGGCTACAGGCAACCCGGCCCGCACAGGAAAGCACGTCTGCCGGATAG
- the napH gene encoding quinol dehydrogenase ferredoxin subunit NapH: MSQIRHKKRIGAEAVEEKGWWRAYRWLILRRVSQFSILGLFLLGPLAGIWVVKGNLNYSYTLDVLPLTDPYVALQSIFTGHVPETLGLIGMAIVALFYFLVGGRVYCSWVCPVNVVTDTAGWLRDRLGIKGSVHLSRQTRYWMLGMTLVGSALTGVVLWELINPISMLHRGLIFGLGAAWTVVLSVFLFDLFVMSRGWCGRLCPVGAFYNLLGRRSLLRVSAPARVACNDCMDCFEVCPEPQVIRPALKGEAKGVGPMILSADCTNCGRCIDVCSKEVFTYSLRFKNPSSTLSGDQ; the protein is encoded by the coding sequence ATGAGCCAGATTCGCCATAAAAAACGCATTGGCGCCGAGGCCGTCGAGGAAAAAGGCTGGTGGCGCGCCTACCGCTGGCTGATCCTGCGCCGCGTGTCGCAATTCAGTATTCTCGGGCTCTTCCTGCTCGGTCCTCTGGCCGGCATCTGGGTGGTCAAAGGCAATTTGAACTACAGCTATACGCTCGATGTTCTTCCTCTGACCGATCCGTATGTTGCCCTGCAGTCGATTTTTACCGGCCATGTGCCAGAAACGCTGGGCCTGATCGGCATGGCGATTGTTGCCTTGTTCTATTTCCTGGTCGGGGGACGGGTTTACTGCAGTTGGGTTTGCCCGGTGAATGTCGTGACCGACACCGCCGGCTGGTTGCGCGATCGCCTCGGCATCAAGGGCAGCGTGCATCTGTCGCGGCAGACCCGCTACTGGATGCTGGGTATGACACTGGTCGGTTCGGCCTTGACGGGCGTGGTCTTGTGGGAACTGATCAACCCGATCTCGATGCTGCATCGCGGGCTGATTTTCGGCCTGGGAGCGGCGTGGACCGTGGTGCTTTCGGTTTTTCTGTTCGATCTCTTCGTGATGAGCCGCGGCTGGTGCGGTCGACTCTGTCCGGTCGGTGCTTTCTACAATCTGCTGGGCCGGCGCAGTCTGTTGCGTGTTTCAGCCCCGGCTCGCGTAGCGTGTAACGACTGCATGGATTGCTTCGAGGTTTGTCCCGAACCGCAAGTGATTCGTCCGGCCTTGAAGGGTGAGGCCAAAGGGGTTGGGCCGATGATCCTGTCGGCCGATTGCACCAATTGCGGCCGTTGTATCGACGTTTGTTCGAAGGAAGTTTTTACCTACAGTCTGCGCTTCAAGAATCCTTCTTCGACGCTATCGGGCGATCAGTAA
- the napG gene encoding ferredoxin-type protein NapG: protein MTTNSPKSGAARRQFLFDSARMACGVGMLGLGLGLYAKQSKALPALALRPPGALPEDDFLGACIRCGLCVRDCPYNTLELAKPETPVATGTPYFTARNIPCEMCEDIPCIKACPTKALDHQLTDINKAKMGVAVLIDHETCLNFLGLRCDVCYRVCPVIDKAITLDLQPNQRTGRHAMFLPTVHSEHCTGCGKCEKSCVLEEAAIRVLPPKLAKGELGHHYRVGWDEQKKAGHSLMDESKLIDLPDRVPEGAVLPGHYDPASGQTAPARGLPGSEAGAVPSHPPGLGEKP, encoded by the coding sequence ATGACAACAAATTCCCCCAAAAGCGGTGCTGCACGCCGCCAGTTTCTTTTCGATTCGGCCCGGATGGCCTGCGGTGTCGGGATGCTCGGTCTTGGACTCGGGCTCTACGCCAAACAATCAAAAGCCTTGCCCGCCCTGGCATTGCGGCCACCTGGTGCACTGCCGGAGGATGATTTTCTCGGCGCCTGTATCCGCTGCGGCCTGTGCGTGCGCGATTGCCCGTACAACACGCTGGAACTGGCCAAGCCGGAAACACCGGTGGCCACCGGTACGCCTTACTTCACGGCGCGCAACATTCCCTGCGAAATGTGCGAGGACATTCCTTGCATCAAGGCTTGTCCGACCAAGGCCCTCGACCATCAACTGACCGATATCAACAAGGCCAAAATGGGTGTCGCGGTGCTGATCGACCACGAAACCTGCCTCAATTTCCTCGGGTTGCGCTGCGATGTCTGTTATCGCGTCTGTCCGGTCATCGACAAGGCCATCACGCTCGATTTGCAGCCCAACCAGCGCACCGGTCGGCATGCCATGTTTCTGCCGACCGTCCATTCCGAACACTGCACGGGTTGCGGCAAATGCGAAAAGTCATGCGTGCTGGAAGAAGCCGCGATTCGCGTTCTGCCGCCTAAGCTGGCCAAGGGCGAGTTGGGGCACCACTATCGTGTGGGTTGGGACGAGCAAAAGAAAGCGGGCCATTCATTGATGGATGAATCCAAATTGATCGACCTGCCCGATCGCGTACCTGAGGGCGCCGTCCTGCCTGGTCACTACGATCCGGCCAGCGGCCAGACGGCACCGGCCCGTGGTTTGCCCGGCAGTGAGGCCGGGGCGGTGCCCAGTCATCCTCCAGGTCTGGGAGAAAAGCCATGA
- the rpoH gene encoding RNA polymerase sigma factor RpoH, whose amino-acid sequence MTQAMALPIPSAVGNIDAYIQAANRYPMLSESEETKLAERFHNDGDVEAARQLVLSHLRLVVSIARGYLGYGLPHADLIQEGNIGLMKAVKRYDPTRGVRLVSFAMHWIKAEIHEYILKNWRLVKVATTKAQRKLFFNLRSLKNNYEGVDTLSGTQAAEVAARLGVKQEEVVEMETRLTGRDLALEGNPDDGDEAFAPIDYLADSRYEPTRVMENKAIARLHDEGLHNALSALDPRSRRIVEARWLNNDEGATLHDLAAEFSVSAERIRQIEVKALQKMRGVLGAS is encoded by the coding sequence ATGACCCAAGCTATGGCCCTTCCAATTCCCTCTGCGGTCGGCAACATCGACGCCTACATCCAGGCAGCGAACCGTTATCCGATGCTTAGCGAGTCCGAGGAGACAAAGCTGGCTGAGCGTTTCCACAACGATGGTGATGTGGAAGCGGCACGTCAGCTCGTGCTCTCGCATTTGCGCCTTGTTGTTTCAATTGCTCGCGGCTATCTCGGCTACGGCCTGCCGCACGCCGACCTGATCCAGGAAGGCAATATCGGTCTGATGAAGGCGGTCAAGCGCTACGACCCGACTCGCGGCGTGCGTCTGGTGTCCTTTGCCATGCACTGGATCAAGGCTGAAATCCACGAATACATCCTGAAAAACTGGCGCCTGGTCAAAGTGGCCACCACCAAGGCACAGCGCAAGCTGTTCTTCAACCTGCGTAGCCTGAAAAACAACTACGAAGGTGTCGATACGCTGTCCGGCACCCAGGCCGCCGAAGTTGCTGCTCGTTTGGGCGTCAAGCAGGAGGAAGTCGTCGAGATGGAAACCCGCCTGACCGGCCGCGACCTCGCGCTGGAAGGCAACCCTGATGATGGCGACGAGGCTTTTGCCCCGATCGACTACCTGGCCGATTCGCGCTACGAGCCGACTCGCGTCATGGAAAACAAGGCCATCGCCCGCCTGCACGACGAAGGACTGCACAACGCCCTGTCGGCACTCGACCCGCGCAGCCGCCGGATTGTTGAAGCGCGCTGGCTGAACAATGACGAAGGCGCAACACTGCATGACCTGGCCGCAGAGTTCTCGGTATCCGCCGAGCGTATCCGTCAGATCGAGGTCAAGGCACTGCAAAAAATGCGCGGCGTACTCGGCGCGAGCTGA
- a CDS encoding NADPH-dependent FMN reductase, translating to MSTISILGIAGSLRQASTNRGLLRAAQANLPADSTMEIADLTDIPFYNQDIAEKPASVSRVLAQIAAADALVLGSTEYNYSLAPALKNILDWASREPNNALLAGKPVAIMGAAGGMGSSRAQYHLRQVCVFLDLQPLNKPEVFANAFAGGFDAAGNLTDPKLTQLVAEQMLALVGRVKAARR from the coding sequence ATGAGCACGATCAGTATCCTCGGCATTGCCGGCAGCCTGCGCCAGGCATCGACCAATCGCGGCCTGTTGCGTGCCGCACAGGCCAACCTGCCGGCCGATAGCACGATGGAAATCGCCGACCTGACGGACATCCCGTTCTACAACCAGGACATCGCCGAAAAACCGGCCTCCGTCAGCCGCGTTCTCGCCCAGATTGCAGCCGCCGACGCCCTGGTGCTGGGCAGCACGGAATACAACTATTCGCTGGCCCCCGCCTTGAAAAACATTCTCGACTGGGCGTCGCGCGAGCCGAACAATGCCTTGCTCGCCGGCAAGCCGGTGGCCATCATGGGTGCGGCGGGCGGCATGGGATCGTCACGGGCGCAGTATCACCTGCGGCAGGTCTGCGTTTTCCTCGATCTGCAACCGCTGAACAAACCGGAAGTGTTCGCCAATGCCTTTGCCGGCGGCTTCGATGCCGCAGGCAACCTGACCGATCCCAAGCTGACGCAACTGGTTGCCGAACAAATGCTGGCCCTGGTTGGCCGGGTCAAGGCTGCACGTCGCTGA